One Halichoerus grypus chromosome 1, mHalGry1.hap1.1, whole genome shotgun sequence genomic region harbors:
- the LOC118538070 gene encoding uncharacterized protein LOC118538070 isoform X1 has product MLNMQGAEERELGREVCPDLMDRSVPEQDVSEINSPGIVAKRSPEDANQDSIFEKKYACESMKENPSGEVPGPCLFQEGGLGEITFIHKEASPETISQEYNFERSLLLTSSFVTHLRVSTEESLHQWETSSIHTNEISDQSKCPTLSTQKKSWECNECGKTFTQSSSLTQHQRTHTGERPYACEECGKAFSRSSFLTQHQRIHTGVKPYGCEQCGKTFRCRSFLTQHQRIHTGEKPYKCNECGNSFRNHSHLTEHQRIHTGEKPYKCNRCGKAFNQNTHLIHHQRIHTGEKPYLCNECGSSFRKHSNLIQHQRIHTGEKPHKCDECGKTFQTKANLSQHQRIHTGEKPYKCKECGKAFCQSPSLIKHQRIHTGEKPYKCKECGKAFTQSTPLTKHQRIHTGERPYKCSECGKAFIQSICLIRHQRSHTGEKPYKCNECGKGFNQNTCLTQHMRIHTGEKPYKCKECGKAFAHSSSLTEHHRTHTGEKLYKCSECEKTFRKYAHLSEHYRIHTGEKPYECIECGKFFRHSSVLFRHQKLHNGE; this is encoded by the exons atgttgaataTGCAAGGAGCTGAAGAGAGAGAGCTTGGAAGAGAGGTTTGTCCAG ATTTGATGGACAGGTCTGTTCCAGAGCAGGATGTCTCTGAAATTAATTCACCGGGGATAGTAGCAAAGAGATCACCAGAGGATGCAAACCAGGattctatatttgaaaaaaaatatgcatgtgaGAGCATGAAGGAAAACCCTTCTGGAGAGGTTCCTGGACCATGCCTTTTTCAAGAAGGAGGTTTGGGGGAAATAACTTTTATCCACAAGGAAGCATCTCCTGAAACAATTAGCCAAGAATATAATTTTGAGCGAAGCTTGCTCTTGACCTCCAGCTTTGTTACACATCTCAGGGTTTCTACAGAAGAGAGCCTACATCAGTGGGAGACAAGTAGCATACACACTAATGAGATTTCAGACCAAAGTAAATGCCCAACTCTCTCTACACAGAAAAAGTCTTgggaatgtaatgaatgtggaaaaacTTTTACTCAGAGCTCATCCCTTACCCAACATCAGAGGACTCATACTGGAGAGAGACCCTATGCATGtgaggaatgtgggaaagcctttagtcGCAGTTCCTTCCTTACTCAGCATCAAAGAATTCACACCGGAGTAAAACCATATGGATGTGAGCAGTGTGGGAAAACATTTCGATGTCGATCATTTCTTACTCAGCATCAGAGAatccatactggagagaaaccttataaatgtaatgaatgtggaaatTCCTTCCGCAATCATTCACATCTCACtgaacatcagagaattcacactggagagaaaccttacaaatgtaatAGATGTGGGAAGGCATTCAATCAGAACACACACCTCATTCATCATCAGAGGATTCACACTGGTGAGAAACCTTATTTATGCAATGAATGTGGCTCTTCTTTTCGCAAACACTCAAATCTCATacaacatcagagaattcacactgggGAAAAACCCCATAAATGTGATGAATGTGGGAAAACTTTCCAAACAAAGGCAAACCTCTCTcagcatcagagaattcatactggagagaaaccgtataaatgtaaggaatgtggcaAAGCCTTTTGTCAGAGCCCATCCCTTATTAAAcaccagagaattcatactggagaaaaaccctataaatgtaaggaatgtggcaAAGCTTTTACTCAGAGTACCCCACTCACTAAGCACCAGAGAATTCATACAGGGGAGAGACCCTACAAATGCAGTGAATGTGGTAAAGCCTTCATTCAGAGCATTTGCCTCATTCGGCATCAGAGAAGtcacactggagaaaaaccctataAATGCAATGAATGTGGGAAGGGCTTTAATCAGAATACCTGCCTCACTCAGCATatgagaattcatactggagagaagccctataaatgtaaagaatgtgggaaagcctttgcTCATAGCTCATCTCTTACTGAACATCACAGAACTCACACTGGTGAGAAGCTCTATAAATGTAGTGAATGTGAGAAAACTTTCCGCAAGTATGCACACCTTAGTGAACATTACAGAATTCACACTGGTGAGAAGCCTTATGAATGCATTGAATGTGGAAAATTCTTCAGACATAGTTCAGTCCTTTTCAGACATCAGAAACTTCACAATGGTGAATAA